One part of the Dermacentor andersoni chromosome 2, qqDerAnde1_hic_scaffold, whole genome shotgun sequence genome encodes these proteins:
- the LOC126540203 gene encoding small ubiquitin-related modifier-like, producing MSDAGQDPKPEGSDCEYIKLKVVGQDGNEIHFKVKMTTQMGKLKKSYSERVAMQVSSLRFLFDGKRINDDETPKQLEMVNDDVIEVYQEQTGGLRIAPASLRPSS from the exons ATGTCCGACGCCGGTCAG GATCCCAAGCCCGAAGGTTCGGATTGCGAGTACATCAAGCTCAAGGTGGTAGGCCAA GATGGCAACGAGATACATTTCAAGGTCAAGATGACCACGCAGATGGGAAAGTTGAAGAAGAGCTACAGTGAGAGAGTG GCCATGCAAGTGTCATCCCTTCGCTTCCTGTTCGATGGCAAGCGCATCAACGATGATGAAACCCCTAAGCAA TTGGAAATGGTGAATGATGACGTCATCGAAGTTTACCAGGAGCAGACAGGCGGCCTACGGATAGCACCAGCTAGCCTCCGGCCATCATCCTGA